A section of the Paenibacillus odorifer genome encodes:
- a CDS encoding DUF2621 domain-containing protein has protein sequence MFIQSGLGLLSTPSNWFMNSIAFWTFMLLGSMCIGGFFMFRKFLKVLPKADGKSKLDWQNYWVERSRPLWSDETKAFLDQLVQPVPGPFRDIAKHSIAAEIGKIAVESNAKEVTRDHCIKGYIVATPRRDNRFLVNFLEKNKIDYSAYQHLFK, from the coding sequence ATGTTTATCCAATCAGGACTTGGTTTATTATCCACACCGAGCAATTGGTTTATGAACTCTATCGCTTTCTGGACATTTATGCTGCTTGGTTCCATGTGTATCGGCGGTTTTTTTATGTTCCGCAAATTCCTAAAGGTCCTGCCCAAAGCTGATGGAAAGTCAAAGCTAGACTGGCAAAATTACTGGGTAGAACGTAGCCGCCCGCTCTGGAGTGACGAAACAAAGGCCTTTTTGGACCAGCTTGTTCAACCTGTACCTGGGCCATTTCGTGATATTGCGAAGCATTCTATTGCTGCCGAGATCGGAAAAATCGCAGTCGAGAGCAATGCAAAAGAAGTTACTCGCGATCACTGTATTAAAGGTTACATAGTTGCCACACCGCGGCGCGATAACCGTTTTCTTGTCAATTTTCTCGAAAAGAATAAAATCGATTACTCTGCTTACCAGCATTTGTTTAAGTAA
- a CDS encoding deoxyribonuclease IV: protein MLKIGSHVSCSDKGLLTAANEANEYGSSSFMIYTGAPQNTRRKPIDAMYPNEGKQVMKENGVEEIVVHAPYIINLASYKENTYQLAVDFLQEEIRRTHALEVKHIVLHPGAFTDKDAEYGIQRIADGLNEVLGGTNETEVHIALETMAGKGTEIGRSFEEIASIIAKVEHNERLSVCLDTCHIHDAGYDIVNDLDGVLNKFDETIGLNRLGVIHINDSKNPCGARKDRHTPIGSGWIGFDTINKIVHHEKLEGLPFILETPWIGKDAKTQRPMYEVEIALLRGNVAERFGAEFVQDVETLREFFAKQEIDSRQYVLNVWELLKNDAKAKKADPREPLERLYDEVVAAQLFPQLSEEAINHRLIAWLAGK from the coding sequence ATGCTGAAAATAGGTTCACACGTGTCTTGCTCGGACAAGGGTCTTTTGACCGCAGCAAATGAAGCAAATGAGTATGGTTCCAGCTCGTTTATGATATATACAGGAGCGCCGCAGAATACGCGCCGCAAGCCGATTGATGCCATGTATCCCAACGAAGGGAAGCAAGTTATGAAAGAAAATGGTGTAGAGGAGATTGTTGTCCATGCACCTTACATTATTAATCTCGCTTCCTATAAAGAGAATACGTATCAACTGGCTGTTGATTTCCTGCAAGAGGAAATTCGCCGTACCCATGCACTTGAGGTCAAGCATATTGTATTACATCCAGGTGCGTTCACTGATAAAGATGCTGAATATGGTATTCAGCGGATTGCAGATGGCTTGAATGAGGTGCTTGGAGGCACGAACGAAACGGAAGTGCATATCGCTCTAGAAACTATGGCTGGCAAAGGAACAGAGATCGGCCGCAGTTTTGAAGAAATCGCTTCTATTATTGCTAAGGTCGAACATAACGAACGTCTGTCGGTCTGTCTTGATACTTGCCACATTCATGATGCTGGCTATGATATCGTTAATGATTTGGACGGTGTTCTCAACAAATTTGATGAGACTATCGGATTGAACCGTCTTGGTGTAATCCACATTAATGACAGTAAAAATCCATGTGGCGCTCGCAAAGACCGTCACACTCCAATTGGCTCGGGTTGGATTGGCTTTGATACGATTAACAAAATCGTACACCATGAAAAGCTGGAAGGTCTGCCTTTCATTCTGGAGACCCCATGGATTGGTAAGGATGCTAAGACACAACGTCCGATGTATGAGGTGGAGATCGCTTTGCTGCGTGGTAATGTAGCTGAACGGTTTGGAGCGGAATTCGTGCAGGATGTTGAAACATTACGTGAATTTTTTGCCAAGCAGGAGATCGATTCCCGTCAATATGTACTTAATGTCTGGGAGCTGCTGAAGAACGATGCCAAAGCTAAAAAAGCTGATCCACGTGAACCACTGGAGCGTCTATACGATGAAGTTGTCGCTGCCCAGCTGTTCCCGCAGCTAAGCGAGGAAGCTATTAATCATCGCTTAATTGCTTGGTTAGCAGGCAAATAA
- the purU gene encoding formyltetrahydrofolate deformylase, whose amino-acid sequence MELHVKRNNSSGVEHYSNRARMLISCPDGPGIVAAVSHFLYQHGANIVQSDQYTMDPDGGMFFMRVEFDLPELGDRLEEIRSQFGGVAERFKMDWKIFNVRHKKKLAIFVSKEDHCLVELLWQWQAGDLDADIALVVSNHLDMKSYVESFGIPFHHIPVTADTKAEAEKRQLEVIGDDIDVIILARYMQIISPSFIEHYRHQIINIHHSFLPAFIGGNPYAQAYQRGVKIIGATAHYVTEELDGGPIIEQDVQRVSHSDDVIELKRIGRTIERVVLARAVKWHIEDRILVHQNKTVVFK is encoded by the coding sequence ATGGAATTACACGTAAAAAGAAACAATTCGTCAGGTGTCGAGCATTATTCCAACCGGGCACGTATGCTCATTTCCTGTCCTGACGGACCGGGAATTGTGGCGGCTGTATCACACTTTCTGTATCAGCATGGCGCAAATATTGTGCAGTCGGATCAGTATACGATGGATCCAGATGGTGGAATGTTCTTTATGAGAGTCGAGTTTGACCTACCTGAATTAGGCGATCGTCTGGAAGAGATTCGCTCTCAATTTGGCGGAGTGGCGGAGCGTTTTAAGATGGACTGGAAGATCTTTAATGTTCGTCATAAGAAGAAACTTGCCATATTCGTCTCTAAAGAAGACCATTGTCTTGTTGAACTGCTCTGGCAGTGGCAAGCGGGCGATCTCGATGCCGATATTGCCCTCGTCGTTAGTAACCATTTGGATATGAAATCTTATGTCGAGTCGTTTGGCATTCCATTTCATCATATTCCAGTCACAGCGGATACTAAGGCTGAAGCAGAAAAACGCCAGTTAGAGGTCATCGGAGACGATATCGATGTTATTATATTGGCACGGTATATGCAGATTATTTCGCCGTCCTTTATTGAGCATTATCGCCATCAGATTATTAATATTCATCACTCTTTCCTGCCTGCCTTTATTGGCGGCAATCCATACGCCCAAGCATATCAACGTGGGGTGAAAATTATCGGGGCAACTGCTCACTATGTTACTGAAGAACTAGACGGTGGACCGATTATTGAACAGGATGTACAGCGGGTAAGCCACAGTGATGATGTTATTGAGCTGAAACGGATTGGACGTACCATTGAACGTGTTGTTCTGGCTCGTGCGGTGAAATGGCATATCGAGGACCGAATTCTCGTCCATCAGAATAAAACTGTAGTATTTAAATAA
- a CDS encoding SAF domain-containing protein has protein sequence MSLQRGRLLKRNYFFASLILITGFGGLLGYDLYFKPYVLSQTVVKVKVGAGESLPKNYELKASDLYLDSVQTKDIPSGVITEIAQVEHKITNVNLTNGSILTASLVDVSDLEPLRDEGIFPIPKEAIYAINGSLRSRDKVDIYLVEGDREKQREALVSNTGEKENEEQVKEQSWLSDPTKEIFLSGVTVNYVRTEDNNDVQDSEKGNNNNRFTSTGKVATPELKLKKNEGQRLGKFLEQGKKLWIVRVE, from the coding sequence TTGTCGTTACAGCGGGGACGTTTGTTAAAACGTAATTATTTCTTCGCAAGTCTCATTTTGATTACTGGATTCGGGGGATTGCTAGGTTATGATCTCTATTTCAAGCCCTACGTGCTTTCCCAAACCGTGGTCAAAGTTAAGGTGGGAGCTGGGGAATCTCTACCTAAAAATTATGAGCTGAAAGCAAGTGATTTGTATCTGGATTCTGTTCAGACCAAGGACATACCCTCTGGTGTAATTACGGAGATCGCACAAGTGGAGCACAAAATTACGAATGTGAATCTGACTAACGGTAGTATTTTGACAGCATCACTGGTGGATGTTAGTGATTTAGAGCCTTTGCGGGATGAAGGCATATTTCCTATTCCGAAGGAGGCCATCTATGCCATTAATGGTTCGTTACGAAGCCGGGATAAGGTAGACATTTATCTTGTAGAAGGTGATCGAGAGAAGCAGCGAGAGGCGCTCGTTTCAAATACAGGGGAAAAAGAAAACGAGGAGCAGGTGAAAGAACAAAGCTGGCTTAGCGATCCTACTAAAGAGATCTTCTTATCTGGAGTTACCGTGAACTATGTGCGAACAGAAGACAATAATGATGTGCAGGATTCTGAGAAAGGTAACAACAATAACCGATTCACTTCTACTGGCAAGGTGGCGACACCAGAATTGAAGCTGAAGAAAAATGAGGGTCAAAGGCTAGGGAAATTTTTGGAGCAGGGCAAAAAGCTGTGGATCGTACGGGTAGAGTAG
- a CDS encoding ATPase, T2SS/T4P/T4SS family, with product MKTEMNEGLEREDDAYFELNAKALIGDPQAVSFFMNEIEKYLRKTPFTGKVPEAYRTAAEALYHEWKGFGPAYRWFTDRAYSESTGLQMIGKQIFYNYKGEFIAYPYEMPSLDRVEQLKRSLLKSDPNKKLNKDNPSVEFKMDDPLWPGRFIRLAIWVSPRVWEGFTTISLRRQVVEFLDLEDQAGTECIPAEAVEFIRALSSTFRNTIIAGAVGSGKTTFANTIVGEQLLGSSSCMGVVMIEKHPESILPYQIKGHRIIPIQAANEELMEVGVESLRHDPNILYMTEMRYNEWEFYLWSGEKGYDGITGTFHTVDSEDIPYQGAFAVSTRIGGSLKGHLISALKSCELVFILESVPNGKKRLARISEIFYEEDRNSVFANDLMRWEPQEMCWSYNDKLTKNLMLKMTKKNAQATQIVQKELGRLASTKPMDQPLKESLKSKIVLNE from the coding sequence ATGAAGACCGAGATGAACGAAGGATTAGAACGTGAGGATGACGCTTACTTCGAGCTAAATGCAAAGGCTTTGATTGGCGATCCGCAGGCAGTTAGTTTTTTTATGAATGAGATTGAGAAGTACTTACGAAAAACACCTTTTACTGGAAAGGTTCCAGAAGCGTACCGAACGGCGGCAGAGGCGCTGTATCACGAGTGGAAGGGCTTTGGGCCAGCGTATCGTTGGTTTACTGATCGTGCATACAGCGAGTCAACCGGATTACAAATGATTGGGAAGCAAATTTTTTATAACTATAAAGGTGAATTTATAGCTTATCCGTATGAGATGCCTTCACTGGATCGGGTGGAGCAGCTGAAGCGTTCCTTACTAAAAAGTGATCCCAATAAAAAGCTGAACAAGGATAATCCTTCGGTGGAGTTCAAAATGGATGATCCGCTCTGGCCAGGTCGATTTATTCGGCTTGCGATTTGGGTATCACCTAGGGTCTGGGAGGGTTTTACTACGATATCACTGCGGCGACAAGTTGTAGAATTTCTGGATTTGGAGGATCAAGCGGGTACGGAATGTATTCCTGCGGAGGCGGTTGAGTTCATTCGGGCGTTATCGTCCACGTTTCGTAATACCATTATTGCAGGTGCTGTAGGGTCAGGAAAAACAACCTTTGCCAATACGATTGTTGGTGAGCAGCTGCTTGGCTCTTCATCCTGCATGGGAGTGGTGATGATAGAGAAACATCCGGAATCCATTTTACCGTATCAAATTAAAGGCCATCGGATTATTCCAATTCAAGCTGCGAATGAGGAACTGATGGAGGTGGGAGTAGAGTCGCTGCGGCATGACCCAAATATTTTGTATATGACGGAGATGCGTTATAACGAGTGGGAATTTTATTTGTGGAGTGGGGAAAAAGGGTACGACGGGATTACCGGAACCTTCCACACCGTGGATTCGGAGGACATTCCTTATCAAGGTGCGTTTGCTGTGTCGACAAGAATTGGCGGGAGTCTTAAGGGGCATTTGATCTCTGCGCTGAAATCATGCGAGCTAGTGTTTATTTTGGAGAGTGTTCCGAACGGGAAGAAGCGGCTGGCGCGAATATCAGAAATCTTTTACGAAGAGGATAGAAATTCGGTGTTTGCTAATGATCTTATGCGCTGGGAGCCGCAGGAAATGTGTTGGTCTTACAATGACAAGCTGACGAAAAATCTGATGCTGAAAATGACTAAGAAAAATGCGCAGGCTACGCAGATTGTCCAAAAAGAGCTGGGACGACTTGCTTCAACAAAGCCGATGGATCAGCCGCTTAAAGAAAGCTTGAAATCTAAGATAGTACTTAATGAGTGA
- a CDS encoding PKD domain-containing protein, producing the protein MKKIIISCLCFLLLIQLMTAISVKAAETKLTSVAVPITTGLQGSNNAAKDFYLELPSGVSSSSVKTDTLKYSGSNEKTSLSLENGKIKVTLQGVANQKYIKEVQGYRASFELLYRTDIYNSIWLYSDGRRWQINQYDEKRDSLVTDDKVATDSYPSKNPPITVVTAGPYQDKDYLKWYNGSKTEVIDSQNIIESTIKPQVVKKSSYAQDPKFKNGRIILNYTIPTGVPWDPEDNTGLTGKAEGRKYKAFASYYYLADVKVTTYSYGGTVSFEYGLPDEATLTGSAILEQPNPNPIKFDNKNVPVKIALKGELVSYKDTSNISEWIFYAKEKGNDSSLQTKKVYTKTLTANETFRFEIPKEKVADKSNYSQEYELSIVVRFKNEVVTKRSKFDSLKESFTVKAGVYTTSGPPGGGFPGPTSPPELPRELKPPVALINAPKTVKAGQEFVASAAGSYDPDGYITDYFWDTPNAKGELSTLPRGTLWYDKDHLGEQTLALTVMDDDKMTGSTSTEINVIEPKPDASIRVDGTLKQNRKVIIQSYVSSPTHYPLVDAKTKITITAVSGGTNSDIKYSGSLNGVYSKDVLFKKPGKYEATIYVENTLGLTARNETTFDIAPDQKPFAYFTMAGTAYRNPSDGNQATLSIDDMSYSPDQDIVARRLWEYRYDSDNNGSFTGEPWAIFSNENLDRLNLKVKEVGKYEVRLTVFEEFGQPTIAEFVTQADRQSIDSEATQNVIERIFTVKNQAPDVDWSW; encoded by the coding sequence ATGAAAAAAATAATCATCTCATGTCTATGTTTTTTATTGCTCATTCAGCTTATGACAGCTATTTCAGTAAAAGCAGCCGAGACGAAATTGACCTCGGTTGCTGTCCCAATTACTACAGGTTTACAAGGATCAAACAATGCTGCTAAAGACTTCTATTTGGAACTTCCTAGTGGAGTATCTAGTTCTTCAGTTAAGACAGATACTTTAAAATATAGTGGATCTAACGAAAAAACTAGCCTCTCTCTTGAGAACGGGAAGATTAAAGTGACATTACAAGGGGTTGCAAATCAAAAATATATAAAAGAGGTTCAGGGTTATAGAGCATCCTTTGAGTTGCTATATAGGACCGATATTTATAATTCAATATGGTTATACTCTGACGGAAGAAGATGGCAAATAAATCAGTATGATGAAAAAAGAGATAGTTTGGTGACAGATGATAAAGTTGCAACTGATAGTTATCCTTCTAAGAATCCACCAATAACGGTAGTAACCGCAGGACCTTATCAAGATAAAGATTACCTAAAATGGTATAACGGATCTAAAACTGAGGTTATTGATTCTCAAAATATCATTGAGTCTACTATAAAACCTCAAGTAGTTAAGAAATCTTCTTATGCTCAAGATCCAAAGTTTAAAAATGGAAGAATTATTTTGAACTATACGATTCCTACAGGAGTGCCTTGGGATCCTGAAGATAATACGGGTTTAACTGGAAAAGCGGAAGGACGAAAGTATAAAGCATTCGCATCCTACTATTACTTGGCTGACGTCAAAGTCACCACCTACAGCTACGGGGGAACAGTCAGCTTTGAATATGGTCTCCCAGATGAAGCTACTCTTACAGGTTCTGCAATTCTAGAACAACCTAATCCAAACCCAATTAAGTTTGATAATAAGAATGTGCCAGTTAAAATTGCTTTGAAGGGCGAACTCGTATCCTATAAAGATACTTCGAACATTTCAGAATGGATTTTTTATGCCAAAGAAAAAGGGAATGACAGTTCACTCCAGACAAAAAAGGTGTATACCAAAACTCTAACGGCAAACGAAACTTTCAGGTTTGAAATTCCGAAGGAGAAAGTGGCAGATAAAAGTAACTACAGTCAAGAGTACGAACTAAGTATAGTAGTGAGATTTAAGAATGAAGTCGTGACCAAAAGAAGTAAGTTCGATTCGTTAAAAGAATCTTTTACAGTCAAAGCAGGAGTGTATACAACCTCAGGTCCTCCGGGAGGAGGGTTTCCAGGTCCTACATCACCGCCAGAACTACCGAGAGAGTTAAAACCTCCAGTAGCTCTTATAAATGCACCGAAAACTGTAAAAGCAGGACAAGAGTTTGTAGCCAGTGCAGCAGGGTCGTATGACCCCGATGGTTATATTACGGATTACTTTTGGGATACCCCTAATGCTAAGGGAGAATTGAGCACTTTGCCAAGGGGAACGCTTTGGTATGATAAAGACCATTTGGGGGAACAAACACTTGCTTTGACTGTAATGGACGATGACAAAATGACTGGAAGTACTAGCACTGAGATTAATGTCATCGAGCCAAAACCAGATGCATCTATCAGGGTAGATGGTACATTAAAGCAAAATCGAAAGGTTATCATACAAAGTTACGTTAGTAGCCCGACTCACTATCCATTAGTAGATGCTAAGACTAAAATCACCATCACAGCCGTATCAGGTGGAACGAATTCTGATATTAAATATAGCGGATCGCTGAACGGGGTATATAGCAAAGATGTGCTATTCAAGAAGCCAGGGAAATATGAAGCAACCATTTATGTGGAGAATACATTAGGGCTAACTGCGAGAAACGAAACAACTTTTGATATAGCACCAGACCAGAAACCTTTTGCGTACTTTACGATGGCTGGAACAGCGTATCGCAATCCTTCAGATGGTAATCAAGCGACCCTATCAATAGATGATATGTCTTACTCTCCAGATCAAGATATTGTGGCTCGTAGGCTTTGGGAATACCGTTACGATTCAGATAACAACGGTAGTTTTACAGGTGAGCCATGGGCTATTTTTAGCAATGAGAATTTAGATCGTTTGAATCTCAAGGTAAAGGAAGTCGGGAAATACGAAGTAAGACTAACTGTATTTGAAGAGTTTGGTCAGCCTACTATTGCTGAGTTTGTGACGCAGGCTGATCGGCAATCCATAGATTCGGAAGCTACACAAAATGTAATCGAACGAATCTTTACGGTTAAAAATCAAGCACCTGATGTCGATTGGTCATGGTAG